The following are encoded in a window of Candidatus Poribacteria bacterium genomic DNA:
- a CDS encoding ThuA domain-containing protein, with protein sequence MYSKFWLASYAKMEKLKLLIFVGTEGIYHDHAGNGQFLTSMLNGTDNIAADFSQDYDVLADGLSGYDTVLFYTDVGELTAAQETGLLDYIRTGGGFFGLHTAAASFRESEGYHGMLNGFFDGHSPYMDFTVNVSDNKHPITEGLGDFAVTDELYYLKHNPAASHHLMHAYDETKDETHVMAFHHTYGEGRVFYFALGHDMAVLENPSFQTVICRGALWAGNRL encoded by the coding sequence TTGTATAGCAAGTTTTGGCTTGCAAGCTACGCCAAAATGGAAAAACTCAAATTGCTCATATTTGTCGGAACGGAAGGTATTTATCACGACCATGCGGGGAACGGTCAGTTCTTGACCTCAATGCTCAACGGGACTGACAATATTGCAGCGGATTTCTCGCAAGATTACGATGTGCTTGCTGACGGGCTTAGTGGATACGACACCGTGCTTTTTTACACGGATGTCGGGGAGCTCACCGCGGCACAAGAAACGGGTTTGCTCGACTATATCCGAACGGGTGGCGGCTTTTTCGGGCTGCACACTGCGGCTGCCTCTTTTAGGGAATCTGAAGGCTACCACGGTATGCTGAATGGTTTTTTCGACGGACACAGCCCGTATATGGATTTCACGGTTAATGTGAGTGATAATAAACACCCGATTACCGAAGGATTAGGCGATTTTGCGGTGACGGACGAACTGTACTATCTCAAGCACAATCCTGCTGCGTCGCATCATCTGATGCACGCTTATGACGAGACGAAAGATGAGACGCATGTCATGGCGTTTCACCATACATACGGCGAGGGACGGGTTTTCTATTTTGCGCTGGGGCACGACATGGCGGTGCTGGAGAATCCGAGTTTCCAGACGGTTATCTGCCGAGGCGCGCTATGGGCGGGGAATAGGCTTTAG